One Methanobacterium sp. DNA window includes the following coding sequences:
- a CDS encoding endonuclease III: MERRRVIKIQKKIKEIMKRLDKYVAQPAKNPNPFRVLITTILSQRTRDENTDEAAAALFSVYKTPEEIANAPTEEIEKLIKKAGFFRVKAKRVKEVSRIIHEDYDDVVPCDINELLGLPGVGRKTANCVIVYGFRKNAIPVDVHVHRISNRLGLVDTKNPDETEFELAKIVPECYWLDLNEKFVRFGQDICRPIGPKHEECPIADLCDCYNLLEKPTKLRFAAPKS, translated from the coding sequence ATGGAAAGAAGAAGGGTGATTAAAATTCAAAAGAAGATCAAAGAGATCATGAAAAGATTAGATAAATACGTTGCTCAGCCTGCAAAAAATCCAAATCCGTTTAGAGTGTTGATTACAACTATTTTATCCCAAAGAACACGTGATGAAAATACTGATGAAGCTGCAGCTGCCCTTTTTTCTGTTTATAAAACGCCTGAAGAAATTGCAAATGCTCCCACTGAGGAAATTGAAAAATTAATTAAAAAGGCGGGTTTTTTTAGGGTTAAAGCAAAGAGGGTTAAGGAAGTTTCAAGAATTATTCATGAAGACTATGATGATGTTGTTCCCTGTGATATAAATGAATTATTAGGTCTTCCAGGAGTTGGAAGGAAAACTGCAAACTGTGTTATTGTTTATGGATTTAGAAAAAATGCTATTCCTGTGGATGTGCATGTGCACAGGATTTCAAACCGTTTAGGACTTGTTGATACAAAAAATCCTGATGAAACAGAGTTTGAACTTGCAAAAATTGTTCCTGAATGTTACTGGCTTGATTTAAATGAGAAGTTTGTGCGTTTTGGGCAGGATATTTGCAGGCCAATTGGGCCAAAGCATGAGGAATGCCCCATAGCTGATTTATGTGATTGCTACAACCTTTTAGAAAAGCCAACGAAACTCCGTTTCGCGGCGCCAAAATCATAA